The following nucleotide sequence is from Cucumis melo cultivar AY chromosome 1, USDA_Cmelo_AY_1.0, whole genome shotgun sequence.
TAAGAACCCTCAGCTAGTTCAACGAAGTAGATGAGATCTTCGACCTAGTTCACAAAATCATTACCTATAAGATCTTCAATTCAGAATTACGTCTATAAGGGTTTGAAAAATCCTAAATATAAGACAAATAGGGCACAAAAACATAATTTCAATTAGCATATATTGTGTATAACAGATTACAATCGCATTTGAAGAGATCTGGACACCCTTAAGGTCCTCCAACGGATTTGTTGAAGCTTGACGGAGATATATAAGGCATAATCCAATTGTAAGATCACTCAAGCTCCAATCCTGGATTCCTGTCTTACTCCGCTGGATACTTGCAATGATTTCTGAAACAGAACGACTTCTATGTGGAATTCCATCCCCTGCAAGTCACAAAAACTTAATAAACCTCCAAGACTATAACTTAGATACATCCTGGAACTCTAAAAAGACCATGAGAAAAGCAGAAATAAGTTACAGATAGTATAAGCCACGAGCTGCCTTGAACAAACAGAAGTACATCAACAGTAAATTGTGTTTGTTGAGCAATGACATTGAATCTCTACATTTTTCTTGGAAGCAATTAATGAtcaaattaaagaaataaagatTGCCTAGAAGAGAGATGAGAAATCATACTAGCATAAACAGACCTGATGACAGTGCCCACCTATACAATTGCAAAGCTGGTTCGAGAGCTTTTGTCAACCAAGCAAGCTCTGACCTCCAGTTACTATCAGTTGTATCTTCAACATACTCGGAACGTTTACAATCTATTGTGCTATTCTTTCCCATTTCTGACCTTAAAGAAACTTCACGTAAAACTTCACCTTCTTTATTCACATCGTTTTCCACCTTATCTACTTTTGAGCTCTGAAAATGCATAAGAACATTATTCACAGTTACAGATCTTGCCTGCCACTCCTGTTTCCTGAGAAAATTTCTGGCATAATCTGCAAtgatgaagaaggaaaaaaattagGAGAAACCTTAAATTATGAAACATCTAAATTATAGTCATGAACCCATTAAATTGATAGCAGAGAAACCcactttaaaatttataatcAGAGATGGAAGTCTGACCAAACTCGTTCATTAATGTAGATCATGAGAATTAAATCCCTTGATTTTCCATACTAGATCATAAGTAGAAGGTTAGACATACCAAAGTTCATTTCCATCCCCCTTCATTAGCTGTAAGTTAGGCTACTAGCTTATGTTCATTCACATTCAACTCCAGTAATTGGACATCTATAGTATTTTGTTTTCGAAAAAAAACACCCAAAGAATCCAATTGAACTCAAAGCCAGATAAAATCATGAAATAAATTAAGTAAATCTCTGGACATGTCTTCCACAGACAATATCAACAAATTAAAAAGGTAACAAAAATTAACATCAATTTTCCTTCCCAATGCAGCATATAGATTGCGTTATTAGAGAAAAAATGCACCGTGATCGTCACATTTTCAAAGAGAGTCAAGATTCCCCAACCCTCACTAAAGAAACCGCCAAAGACGaacaaacaaatttttttagaaaaaaaaaaaaggaaagaaaaaggcATTAAACTCGCATTAATTCCACAATCAAGAAACACATGCAAGAGTTTAAATATTGATGAGGTATTACCAATTCAGCAAAGAACAAAAGAGGAAATTTTTACTTACGGAAGTTGTGAATAAGGCGCCTTGCAGTTCCAGTAGCCATAACGGCAGCGGAGGGTTTTAGGTAAGAAATTTTCGTCGACGGTGGAGAGATTGCGGCAGATCGTAGGCGGTTTTGCTACCGAACGGAGACGTAATCTTTGAGAGCTGATGGGACAATTTCGCAAATGGTATTCAATTCATTTTCATTAAATTAGAGGATTCTTTGAAAAAGACGTTAATTTGGAGGTGAGAATAGGGGAAAATGGTTCAAAATGACCCCAGAAGCATAGGTTTGTATGGACTTCTTGTTTTGAGTGAAATACCATTTTTACTCTCCATATTAAGTACTCTTTTGTACTTGCTTTCTACGTCTCCCGTTCTTCGCTTCCAACAACAATAGAATGAAAATTCAATGTCAAGTAAAAATGCTTATAGGGTTTACCTCATTTTGTAAGCATGGTTGGAAATAATAACGAGTACTCATTTAGTTGTAACCTAGTTGTATCCATAAATATATGACAAACAAAATTTTCGTTTTTTTAGATAAACTACATGATTGCTAACATTATGTTGCTCAGTTAAATTTCCTACTTTGTAATTTTGCTTTTGTCATATCTTCATCTATACAACTTTTATTTCCAACCATACTTATAAATtgagtaaaatattaaaaaaaataataaacatagaTGTTTTGTTTAGataaaatttaagtttgattACATCTAATCATTACTAGAGGTATACATTGGTGGAACAGGGTAGGTTTAGGGAGAAAATCAACGCtaaaaacgttttttttttttcgtcaATCACACCCAAGGTGAATGAAAATGAAAGATATGAAGTGTTACTTTAACCTAATCTGcaaattttgtaatatatataaccttaaaactttaaaaatattgtttcaGAAAATACCCTAAACTAATGAAACTCTTTATAAATACTCCTAAATTtagaaaaagtttaaaataagaaattttaaCTATTCCTTATCAcctaaaatcaaaatcaaaattttaagttaaaattatattcaaatttacTTCAATATGTCCATATTCTATCgatattttcacattttcatAGGTTTGATATGAGTGATTCGATATTTTCATTATATCCTAGAAAAATCAACAAATCACAAAAAATAAACACCAAAATaactataatataaataatagaagTTTTTacttattataaaataataaaatatttatttattatcttaattttttatttttttgttttcataacTTTTCATTCATgtatcaaaatcaaaattttcataaaacataaaattataagATTTCGATATATCTATTGGCATCAATATTTTAAACTTgagttaaaacataaaattcaacaaaatctcatgaattttcaaaataaaaacttCTTCTTAAAATGtactaaaacaataattagtcaaataaaaaaaattcacacaTCTATTAGACATCACCATGTGTTAGTAGTcgaatatattttttaaattaacaattaaatatatgtttattacAATAGTAACTATTGACATAGGTTGTATACGTGATCTATCATTATGTGTTAATggtcaaataaatttaaaactatgttTTAACTTATAATTTTGGTTTGTgagaaaattattataatattcgGATTAATAAAAGTATTTCTTAACTTAGGGATATTTATGACAATAGTTTatgaatatattttaaataaaattttaacgaTTTCCATTTAAAATGAATGGTAAggtttttttgaatttttttttaagtttaaggaattttttaaaaaagtttaaatttataaaactcattaaaaaaaatttacacaaaCTACAAATCAAGcataacttctttttttttttttttttgtaatctgacataacttctttttttttgtaatctgacctttttaaatattatattcaCGTCAAAGATATTTTGATGTTAATAGATTTTTCTGTAATATAAATAACTTAAGAAAATATCGGCATGTTGAAAAAATATTATAGTTATAATTGTTATcgtaagaaaaaaagaattacaaatataacttattagttttaaaataattaaaatataataatattttttaaatattacaaataAATCGAAATCTATCGCAGTGTGTCGATATAAACTAAAGTATGTTACAATTTAAATATGACTTTGCAATATATTTGATTATTATATTTCTGTTAAAAATTGTTAactattataattataattattatcatcatcatcgtTGTGTTCCCGatgtttcttttaaaattaattattatgtgaaatCATCGTGAATCTATCAttcttagaaaaagaaaaaaacaaaacttataaATCCTTAATTGCGACAagttattctttttttttctttttctctttctcttttgtaTTGAACACCCGACCGTTTTTTGGTTTCCACTTTTGCCAAAACTGTTCCACTGTTTTACTTCCTCAGTTTCTCTGACAGATCCACAAACCCTAGCTCCGGCTTCGTCTTCTTCATCGTTTTCAAACTCAACGTCATCTCCAATCCACCTTATTTCCATCCTAAATCCAATATCCAATTCCACTTTTACTTTTACAGGTAAAACTGCAGGAgctcttctctcttttttttttttattggtgaTAATGCCAATCCCTacattttgttttgttatctGATTTGCCTGAGTTATGTTTCTGTTTTTCGTTTCATTTTTCTTACTTCCTTCAATTCCCTATAATTCTGTTCCCTGTGGGTGATTTCTTCTCCTCGTTTCCTGTTTGTTGTATGTGATTTTGTCAAACAGTTTATGAAACGATGACAACTACAAATCTCTGTTGGACACCCATATAGCGAGTCGAATTTATGAGGGTTGGTCCTTAAGCTTTGAATTCTCAAGGCCTTGGGTGGGATGCTTTGCGAGAGTATCTGGTTAGGTTTTGTTCCAAGTGTTCCTTTTAagtctgtttttttttttttttttaatggagtCTGACTTTCAAAGGAAGGGGAGGAGTGAAATCCAATTTTTACTAACATAGTCACGAGGTGTAATGTAAACTAGTGCCTTGTGATTCCAAATCAGATAAGTGTGCAATAGTAtcttcttttttagaaaaatatttatccAATGGGCCGTTTTTATATGCTGAGGTTCTAAAAGGAACCTAAAATTCTTTGGTCCAGGGACAGACGGTCGTTAACCTTATCATCTGGGTGGAACTAATTTGAATGGATGACTTCTAGTCGTTGTGCCCTGAATCTTGCTTTTAGCTCTTATATTTGGGTTTCAGTTACCAAAAATTTTTGTGATTATTCCCTTGGTCTCATCCTTTTAGATCGTAGCTTTTCTGTTTTTGTATAGTTAGCAAACTATTGTTTCTCATTTGGGGGAAGAAAAAACacttatttattatcttttggGCTTTTGCAGATGACGCTTTTAGAAAAGTGAAAGTGGTACCTGTATCTGCACTATTAAACGAACTGTAGCAGGTAGGGGACTTAAGCATGATTTCATGTTAATTTTCCTGTTGTCCTAATGTCACCTAAGTCTTCATTACACCCTCTCCTTAATCAGGGATTATGGGCGAAGATTGTACAACAAGTTCATTAAACCAAGGAGTTGAAAATTTATTGGCTCCCCCCGGTTTTATTTCTCGGCGATCATTCAGGCTGAGGAGGGTGGAACAAAATGCAAATGATGATtcaaataaaacaaagaaaactGAAAAAGGGACTTTGTCCAAGACAAGTGATGTTAAAATGATGGAGGCAGCTTGTAGACAGAGACCGTGGATACTATTTGGCCAAAACAAGAAGGATTCTTTGGAGTTCGAATTTACAGAGCATGAGGTGGGGAATTATGTCTGCTTTACTTCCATTTattttgtgtttttctttttcgttataTTCTCTGAACGTGTCACGTAATATTAAATGTTTGGTACCTTTTCTCCGAAATATAAAAGAAGTATCTTAATAGTAGATTTATTAGAATAGGGATATACGTATTACACTAGGATTCTTGTTTCATGAGGATATTATACTAGTGATGTAAAACTTCTTAACTTAATCGATTGTGATGTACTAATAAGTTGTCATGGTAATCATTTCAAATGTATTACTAATATGATGTTTCCCAATCACATTACATTTTAATCCAAATCTTTTTGTACTATGGACGTCCATTTGAGTTAATGAAAATTGATCTTTCAATGAAAAAATATTATGTTTCAATGGTTATTAAAAACATGTAGGATAGTAATTATTTTAAACCTACGAGTGGTTTACTGATTCTATACATTATAATGGAAAGTGGCTGCTATATATTAATAACTCAGTATAAACTTTTCCAATTTGTGCAATTGATGCAGAGCATCCCTCCACAATCTGACCTTCCAAAAGGGGTAGCTTATGGATGTCCAGAATGCAGTAACTGTCTGAAGGTTAACCTCAATCCGTTGGTTGAAACTTCAATGAAATCTATTTCAAAAATTTTTGTGTACTTTATAGCACCAAACCACTGCGTGCTAAGTCTGTGTTAACATTCTGGAATAGGTCACTGCAAGGTGGCGCCCAGACGATGCAAGATCAGATCCTCTCGAAGAGGCTGCTGTCTTTTATCCAACAGAGGAGGTGTTCAGCTGTAATGAATGAAATTTAGTTATTTCACTGTTTATTCTTAGTTCATGTGTTTACTACATGCGTAGAGGAGAATGTTCAAAACACTGAAAATTGTTCCTGCAGGAATTTGCAGATACACTTCAATATATAGAAAGAATACGTTCAAGAGCAGAGCCATGTGGAATTTGTCGCATAGTTCCTCCTCCATCATGGTTGCCTGCGTGTCTTTTGAAGGAAAAGGAAATTTGGGAAAATTCTCCTTTCTTAGCCCACTATCAGCGGATTGATGGGTTTCAGAAGACTTTTGCACATGATCAATTTTCTAACCATTGCGTAGACATGAAGAATAAGAGGAGAAGGTTAGACTCTGTGTGTGGTAATAGATGTTTGATGGATCctgatgaaagttgtaagcaaGGACAGAACTCAGAACTTGGTCGAGAGTTTACTCTAAAGGTTTTTAAAAGTTATGCAGATGACTTTAAATCCCAGTATTTCAGCAGTGGAAATAAGGACACAAATACAGAAACAAAGTCACCTATGCTTGGAGAGCAGTGGGAACCTTTGGTCGATCAAGTTGAGGGTGAATATAGACGCATTCTTGAGAATCCAACCGAACAAATTGAGGTAACAGAGATTATAGATTTTGGTTCTGACTTTCTTCAGTCAGATAAGCTTTTGCTGATCCTTCTGTATGAATGCTTTTAGGTGCTGTACGGTGATAGTAGTTTGAGTAGCCTTTTACTGGGCAGCGGATTTCCATCATCATCCAGTCCTTTGAATGAACCAGGTCATGCTGATCATATGGATTCTGGTtggaaattaaataatttaccTAGACTGCCTGGTTCACTTCTTTCTTTGGATAGCTTCAAGACATCCTCTATTTTGTTGCCTCGATTGTGCGTGGGAATGTGCTTTTCTACAGCTCCTTGGGTAAGAATACCAAAATTTCTGTTTAAGTAGATGTTGCCTTCTTTAATTATTGTCAGACTAGTATAACTTTCGATGTTTTAGTTTTATTTGAAGAGCAGGGATTTCATTGCCATTTCTTTTTCCTGAAGAGAGTTCCCAATCTTTTTATTGTTGCTCATACTCTCCTTttcaattgttatttggttttgtttgCTGTTGggggaaggaaaaaaaaaaagacttcttATGGGACATATTGAGCGTCATACCAACTGGAAGTACTTTATGTTGCATGTTCTTATTGATCTAGTTGTACATCTTGAGGAATAATGTATGTTGTTGCACTTTTTTCCCCAATTCTGAAAAAACAGCGAGTTGAAGAACACCACTTACCTTTGTTGTGTTACTTGCACTTGGGAGCTCCTAAAATATGGTATGGCATTCCAGGAAGATACATCGATAAATTTGACGTAGTCATGAAGAGCCTGCCAGAAAATTTTGTGGGACGGCAAAGGTCTCATAGAGGAATGGTGAGTATGCCATTTTCATTTCCATCATTCAAGAAGACTTTGTATTGGATTGTTTAGCTGTTTAATTTATTCATTCCATAAGTTATGTAAAGACTATTTCCGTGAATGCTTAAACAGTAAACCTTTTTAGTTTACTTGTCTAGATAACGAGACGTATGTTTAAAGTACGATTTGTACATTCCAGTACTTGATATAATGAGTAGACAACGCACCTACTCGAAGATTCATGTTTCAGTTTCTTGATAACACAGGTCGTCAATCAACCATCAATTACCACATTGAAGAGCGAAGGGATACCAATTTACCGTTGCATTCAAAATCCAGGAGAGTTTGTTCTCGTCTTCCCAGGAGCATGTCATTCAGGATTTAACTGTGGGTTTAGTGTTACAGAGGAAGCAAATTTTGCTCCTCTTGACTGGTTACCTCACGGTTATAATGCTACGGAGCTGTACTCTGTAGAGAGAAGGAAGACGTTGATATCCTTTGATAGGCTGTTGCTTGGAGCAGCCATTGAAGCTGTAAAGGCACAATGGGAATTCTCATTATGCAggaatgaaaccaaagataaTTTGCGATGGAAAGACGCTTGTGGAAAATATGGGATATTGGCCCAAACATTCAAGGTATGCTTGCAATCTTCACCTCACCAAAATTTACTTGTTTAAACTTCTTCACGTGATATTTGTTTGAGAAAGTTTTGCTTTCTTCTTCCCGAATAGTTTCCTTTTCAATTCTTACCTTTCTAAAATAAACCTAAGATAGAAGTGCTCCAAgactcttttttctttaatccaAGCTtgcttctttttttgttctttttttttttaaaaatgtattgtAGAAGTATATACAACTGAGTGAGATTTTATAACCATTCTTCCTTTTCTGCAGTCTCGCATCAGAAGTGAAAGTCTCCGGAGGGAGTATCTTGCGACAGCTTTGCATATGCATGAAATAACCAGAAGTTTTGATGCCGTCAGGAAGCGCGAATGCAGCATTTGCCTTTATGATTTACACTTGTCTGCAGCTGGTTGTTCATGTTCCGGTGATAGGTACTCCTGTTTGATTCACGCTAAGCAACTCTGTTCTTGTCCTTGGGGCAACAAATTCTTTGTGGTACGGTACCAAATGAGCAACTTAAATCTTCTTCTTGAAGCATTGGAAGGAAAATTAAGTGCAGTCTACAAATGGGCCAAAGAGAATCTTGGACTGGCTGTGCATTCCTACAAGAATACTTCACTACAATCTCAGCCTGCTGATACACCCCAGTCTTCACAACGGAGTCGGTCCGAGGATGTGGAATCTCCTAGTACTTTTAATAGCTCGATCGATAGAATTAAGTCAGAGATAAAGGCGCGTCTTCTCCAAGCGAAAACCTTGAAGTATAGAAAAGAAACTGGGAAGGTAACAGAATCCGCAGATACAGTTAAAGATAATGGTATTGTTGCAAATTCCGATATGAGAACTTTGGCAGAACAGAGTGTGTCGAAACTACAGCCAGTAAGCTCGAATGA
It contains:
- the LOC103489738 gene encoding putative lysine-specific demethylase JMJ16 isoform X1, coding for MGEDCTTSSLNQGVENLLAPPGFISRRSFRLRRVEQNANDDSNKTKKTEKGTLSKTSDVKMMEAACRQRPWILFGQNKKDSLEFEFTEHESIPPQSDLPKGVAYGCPECSNCLKVTARWRPDDARSDPLEEAAVFYPTEEEFADTLQYIERIRSRAEPCGICRIVPPPSWLPACLLKEKEIWENSPFLAHYQRIDGFQKTFAHDQFSNHCVDMKNKRRRLDSVCGNRCLMDPDESCKQGQNSELGREFTLKVFKSYADDFKSQYFSSGNKDTNTETKSPMLGEQWEPLVDQVEGEYRRILENPTEQIEVLYGDSSLSSLLLGSGFPSSSSPLNEPGHADHMDSGWKLNNLPRLPGSLLSLDSFKTSSILLPRLCVGMCFSTAPWRVEEHHLPLLCYLHLGAPKIWYGIPGRYIDKFDVVMKSLPENFVGRQRSHRGMVVNQPSITTLKSEGIPIYRCIQNPGEFVLVFPGACHSGFNCGFSVTEEANFAPLDWLPHGYNATELYSVERRKTLISFDRLLLGAAIEAVKAQWEFSLCRNETKDNLRWKDACGKYGILAQTFKSRIRSESLRREYLATALHMHEITRSFDAVRKRECSICLYDLHLSAAGCSCSGDRYSCLIHAKQLCSCPWGNKFFVVRYQMSNLNLLLEALEGKLSAVYKWAKENLGLAVHSYKNTSLQSQPADTPQSSQRSRSEDVESPSTFNSSIDRIKSEIKARLLQAKTLKYRKETGKVTESADTVKDNGIVANSDMRTLAEQSVSKLQPVSSNELKRKESTSTPAVVLNERGDDLIFSLNLESLATLHESSESDEDWSDSGFEVNEQGRHSVVDS
- the LOC103489738 gene encoding putative lysine-specific demethylase JMJ16 isoform X2 encodes the protein MGEDCTTSSLNQGVENLLAPPGFISRRSFRLRRVEQNANDDSNKTKKTEKGTLSKTSDVKMMEAACRQRPWILFGQNKKDSLEFEFTEHESIPPQSDLPKGVAYGCPECSNCLKVTARWRPDDARSDPLEEAAVFYPTEEVFSYTLQYIERIRSRAEPCGICRIVPPPSWLPACLLKEKEIWENSPFLAHYQRIDGFQKTFAHDQFSNHCVDMKNKRRRLDSVCGNRCLMDPDESCKQGQNSELGREFTLKVFKSYADDFKSQYFSSGNKDTNTETKSPMLGEQWEPLVDQVEGEYRRILENPTEQIEVLYGDSSLSSLLLGSGFPSSSSPLNEPGHADHMDSGWKLNNLPRLPGSLLSLDSFKTSSILLPRLCVGMCFSTAPWRVEEHHLPLLCYLHLGAPKIWYGIPGRYIDKFDVVMKSLPENFVGRQRSHRGMVVNQPSITTLKSEGIPIYRCIQNPGEFVLVFPGACHSGFNCGFSVTEEANFAPLDWLPHGYNATELYSVERRKTLISFDRLLLGAAIEAVKAQWEFSLCRNETKDNLRWKDACGKYGILAQTFKSRIRSESLRREYLATALHMHEITRSFDAVRKRECSICLYDLHLSAAGCSCSGDRYSCLIHAKQLCSCPWGNKFFVVRYQMSNLNLLLEALEGKLSAVYKWAKENLGLAVHSYKNTSLQSQPADTPQSSQRSRSEDVESPSTFNSSIDRIKSEIKARLLQAKTLKYRKETGKVTESADTVKDNGIVANSDMRTLAEQSVSKLQPVSSNELKRKESTSTPAVVLNERGDDLIFSLNLESLATLHESSESDEDWSDSGFEVNEQGRHSVVDS
- the LOC103489738 gene encoding putative lysine-specific demethylase JMJ16 isoform X3 translates to MQDQILSKRLLSFIQQRRCSAEFADTLQYIERIRSRAEPCGICRIVPPPSWLPACLLKEKEIWENSPFLAHYQRIDGFQKTFAHDQFSNHCVDMKNKRRRLDSVCGNRCLMDPDESCKQGQNSELGREFTLKVFKSYADDFKSQYFSSGNKDTNTETKSPMLGEQWEPLVDQVEGEYRRILENPTEQIEVLYGDSSLSSLLLGSGFPSSSSPLNEPGHADHMDSGWKLNNLPRLPGSLLSLDSFKTSSILLPRLCVGMCFSTAPWRVEEHHLPLLCYLHLGAPKIWYGIPGRYIDKFDVVMKSLPENFVGRQRSHRGMVVNQPSITTLKSEGIPIYRCIQNPGEFVLVFPGACHSGFNCGFSVTEEANFAPLDWLPHGYNATELYSVERRKTLISFDRLLLGAAIEAVKAQWEFSLCRNETKDNLRWKDACGKYGILAQTFKSRIRSESLRREYLATALHMHEITRSFDAVRKRECSICLYDLHLSAAGCSCSGDRYSCLIHAKQLCSCPWGNKFFVVRYQMSNLNLLLEALEGKLSAVYKWAKENLGLAVHSYKNTSLQSQPADTPQSSQRSRSEDVESPSTFNSSIDRIKSEIKARLLQAKTLKYRKETGKVTESADTVKDNGIVANSDMRTLAEQSVSKLQPVSSNELKRKESTSTPAVVLNERGDDLIFSLNLESLATLHESSESDEDWSDSGFEVNEQGRHSVVDS